AGCCAGTCGAAGAATGGTTTCTGCAAACGCATAGGAATGTGCGTGAATCGGATGCCGCCCTGCAACTCGGGACTCAGCCACACGACTTCGCCCTTCACTTCCATCTTCAGCTTGATTTCGGTGACGGTGAATTCCACCTGTCCCAGCCAGCCCACCTCGATCTTCCGGTCGAGCTGAAACGCGAGGCCGCCGCTGCTGACGTTGGTCACCGTGCCGCGGATCTCATTGTTTCCGGAAAGCAGCGACACGCCGAAGCTGACGGGAAGCCGGAAGTAACGGCGCCGCTCCTGAAGCATGAGGTTGCGCGCGGCGCGCAGGCTGCGGCCGAGCAGGTCAGGGGAAATGGGCCGCTCCAGGACAAAGTTCGCGCCCATTTCGGCGCGCTCGCGCGGAGTGCTTTCGCCGTCCACGATGGCGAACACGATCGCCCGCCGGTTGGGAGCGGAGGCGCGCACGGTTCGGAGGACTTCGGCGCCGTCTTCCACCTCGACGCAGTCCACCATGACGGCGTCAAACTTGGTCGCCTGGAGACGCGCCAGCGCATCGTCGGCAGCCGCGCACACGTTGGGATGAATGCCTGCGGACTCGAGGTGGTCAGTCAAAACCCGCAATAGAGTCGGGTTTCGGACCACCAGCAGGCACTCCAAAGTCATAGTGAGAAATTAAAGCAAACCGGGCGCGGAATCCATTGCGCGGCACGTGACCATCGTCACGCGACCACGATGACCGCCTTGCCGAAGCTCTGATTACTTTCAATGTAGGCATGGGCCTCAGACGCCCTCTCCAGGGGAAACTCGGCGTCGAGGATCGGCCGCAGAGTTCCCGCGACGAAGTCCGGCAGCGCCTCGCGCTCAAAGCTGGCGGCGGCAGCGACCTTCTCTTCGAGACTGCGTCCGCGCAGGACGGTGCCGATCAGGTGCAGGCGTTTGCCGAGCACCTTGCCGAGATCGATATCGGCGTGAGTGCCCGCGACCGTACCGACCAGCATCAGCCGGCCGCGCGAGGCGAGGGCATCAACGCTGGCCGCGACGTAGGGCCCGCCGACCAGATCGAGAACGGCGTTGAAGCCGCGCCCGCTCGTCCAGCGACGCGTAGCTTCGCCCAGCGCGGAGAAGTCGCCGCCCAGCGCGATGCCATCGACCAGGCCGAAGGCGCGAGCGCGCTCGATCTTGTCTGGCGTGCGGGAAGTCCCGAAGGGTTCTGCATTGCGGGCGCGGGCGAGTTGAACGGCCGCCAGCCCCACACCGCTGGCCACCGCGTGGATCAGTACGCGTTCGCCGGGTTGTAATTCAGCCTGGGACCACAGCGCATCGTGAGCGGTGATGAAAGCTTCCGGAATCGCCGCTGCTTCAGTCCAGCTCAGGCTGTCAGGCACAGCGGCGACAACGCCTTCATGCGCGACCACGAACTCGGCGTAAGCGCCGCCGCCCACCAGGCCCATGACGCGATCGCCCTTGCGCCAGCGCTTTACGCGCGCTCCGGTATCGGCGACTTCACCGGAAAACTCCATGCCGGGAATGTCGGCGGGAACTCCGGGAGGCGCGGGATAGCGCCCGGCGCGTTGCAGCAGGTCGGCGCGGTTCACGCCCGCGGCATGCACGCGGACCAGGACTTCGTCCGGCCCCGGCGCGGGCTGCGGCACGTCGCGCAGTTCCAGCACTTCGGGTCCACCGGGACGTGCAATGACGATGGCTTTCATGGCGGTCAGCAGTCTAACGGTTCAGATGCGCGTCGCAGGTGACCGGCGGGGGCTAGCGACGCACCAGCAGGGGCACGCGCGGGAACGCGAAGTTGCCCGCGGCGTCGTCGATCACGTTCACCTGGCATGTGTAGAAACCGGGGCGGAGCTGCGTGATGGGCACTTCGAATTGAAAAACGGCGGCGCGACGTTCCGGCGTGTTCAGTTCCTTCGCCTCCACCAGCGGCGT
This genomic interval from Terriglobales bacterium contains the following:
- a CDS encoding NAD(P)H-quinone oxidoreductase — its product is MKAIVIARPGGPEVLELRDVPQPAPGPDEVLVRVHAAGVNRADLLQRAGRYPAPPGVPADIPGMEFSGEVADTGARVKRWRKGDRVMGLVGGGAYAEFVVAHEGVVAAVPDSLSWTEAAAIPEAFITAHDALWSQAELQPGERVLIHAVASGVGLAAVQLARARNAEPFGTSRTPDKIERARAFGLVDGIALGGDFSALGEATRRWTSGRGFNAVLDLVGGPYVAASVDALASRGRLMLVGTVAGTHADIDLGKVLGKRLHLIGTVLRGRSLEEKVAAAASFEREALPDFVAGTLRPILDAEFPLERASEAHAYIESNQSFGKAVIVVA
- a CDS encoding PilZ domain-containing protein is translated as MTLECLLVVRNPTLLRVLTDHLESAGIHPNVCAAADDALARLQATKFDAVMVDCVEVEDGAEVLRTVRASAPNRRAIVFAIVDGESTPRERAEMGANFVLERPISPDLLGRSLRAARNLMLQERRRYFRLPVSFGVSLLSGNNEIRGTVTNVSSGGLAFQLDRKIEVGWLGQVEFTVTEIKLKMEVKGEVVWLSPELQGGIRFTHIPMRLQKPFFDWLASKSGMDDPDPRKAASQSG